CGCTGCTTTTCTTCCAATGTCCAACGACGTCGAGCGCCTGTCGAGACGACTTCAAGTCGGGAAACCTTCGGCATAGGCATATGGTCAGTCATACGCCTATGTCTTCATCCTCCATCAAACCGCACAAGGCGGTCCTCCCCGGAGCGATACGTCGTCTATGCCGAGTCGCTGGACGACCTAGCAGCATCAGCCAGACTGGCCAGCAGATCTGCAGCGCCAGCTCAACATCCAGCCGACGCTGACCATCCGGCCAGGTTTCCCCGTGCGGGTCATCGTTACCCGCGATTTGGTTATAGCGCGACGATCTGGGTCGGAAGAGCGCGGCGATCAGGATGGCGAGTCAGTGTCGCGGCGCGATGATGATCGCCGCGATGATTGTCGCGCGCAAGAGTTTTGTTTGCTTTGATTGTCGCGGAGCGTCAATCAAGCGAGCGTTTTTTGTGTCGCGTGCTCCGGTGGCCGCCCTGGACCACGCTTTCGCTCGAGGGCAGTCCGCCTGCGATAGCTCTCGACGTTCATCTCGACGATGGTGGCGTGGTGAACAAGGCGATCGATCGCCGCGAGGGTCATAGCTGGGTCCGGAAAGACCTTGTTCCATTCTCCAAAGGGCTGATTGGCGGTGATCAGCAAAGAGCGTCGCTCGTAGCGTGCGCTGATGAGCTCGAACAGCACACTGGTCTCGGCCTGGTCCTTGGTGACATAGGCAAGATCGTCCAAGATGACGAGATCGAAGCGATCGAGGCGGTTGATGGCGCCCTCGAGGTTGAGCTCGCGGCGAGCCACCTGGAGCTTCTGCACGAGATCGGTGGTGCGGGTGAACAGGACGCGCCATCCGTTCTCGATGAGGGCCAAGCCGATTGCTGCCGCCAAGTGGCTCTTGCCTCCACCGGGCGGACCAAACAGCAGCAGATTGGCGCCCTTGCCGAGCCAGCCGTCGCCGGCGGCGAGTGCGGTCATTTGCGCCTTGGAGATCATCGGCACGGCCTCGAAGTCGAAGCTGTCAAAGGTCTTTCCGGTAGGCAGCCGCGCCTCGACGAGATGGCGCTCGATGCGGCGGCGGCCGCGCTCAGCGATCTCGTGCTCGGCAATGGTGGCGAGGAAGCGCGCCGCCGGCCAGCCTTCTTTATCGGATTGCTCGGCAAATTGCGGCCACAGCGCCTTGATGGCGGGCAGCCGCAGCTCGTTGAGCAACAGATTGAGGCGCGCGGTGTCGACTACGTTGGTTGTGCTCATGCGGCGCCTCCGATCTCGGCGGTACCGATGAGGCATTCATAGGTGGCGAGCGGTGCGAGGCGTACCACGACGTTCGGCACCTGGGCGGGATCCGGGGCGAAGTGAGTACGTAGCCGGTTGAGGTCGGGCAGCCGGCCGTCGTTCAGGTCAGCCGTGAGCTGATTGGCGAGTTCGGCCTCGCAACCGCGCTCATGGGCGAGTGCGAGGAGATCGACCATGATCCGGCAGGCCTTCTTGTCCGGTAAGCGTTTGCGCAAGACGTCGAAGGCTCGGCGGTAAGCTTCCCGGGGGAACAGCTGGTCGCGGTAGACCAGGTTGAGGAGCGCCATCGGCTTGCGCCGCAAGGAATGGATCACGTGCCGATAATCGACGACCTGATCGTGCTTGCCATTGGGATGCGGCCGCCCGCGCGGCAAGGTGAGGAGATGCGTGCCGCCGACAAACACGTCGAGGTGATCGTCATACAGGCGCACCCGCAGCCGATGGCCGATCAAGCGCGACGGCACCGTGTAGAACACCTTGCGCAAGGTGAAGCCGCCGGACGACGTCACGTGGACGATCACCTCTTCATAGTCCGACGTGCGGCGGTCCGGCAGATCCTGAAGTGCGCTACGTTCACTGTCGATCCGCTTGGCGTTGCGGGCATTGCGGCGGCTGGCGATCTCATCGATGAAGCCACGATAGGCAGCTAGATCGTCGAAGTCGGCGGTGCCACGCAGCAACAGCGCGTCGCCGATCGCTCGCTTGAGATGACCATGCGAACTCTCGATCGCCCCGTTCTCGTGGGCGATGCCACGATTGTTGCGGGAAGGCCGCATGCCGTAATGGGCACAGAGGTCTTCGTATCGCCGCGTCAGATCGTCTTTGGCGTCGCGGTCGAGATTGCAAAAGGCGGCCGACAGGCTGTCGGTGCGATGCTCCCGTGGCGCCCCACCGAGTGACCACAAGGCATTCTGCAGGCCTTCGGCCAGAGCGACGAAGCTCTCACCGCCGAGCACGACATGGGCGTGCTCAAACCCGGAATAGGCCAGCCGGAAGTGATAGAGACGATGGTCGAGCGGTACGCCCGCGATCGTGACACCCAATTCGCCCATGTCGGTGAAGTCGGACAGGCCGCGCTGACCGGGTTCGTGGGTCTGGCGGAAGATGACCTCCTGCTCCTCGCCGTGGATCGCCCGCCAGGCCCGGATCCGGCGCTCCAGCGTGCGACGGATGCCGGCGCCGAGCTCGGGATGGCGTCGGAGCAACTCCTCGAAGATCGTGACCGGCCGCACACCGGGGGCGGCCTTCAGCATCGGCGCGATATCTGTCTCAAATACGCGGGCCAAGGGATCTGGCCGGCGACGGCCGCGGGGAGCCTTCTTCTGCGACGGAAGGCGTCGATCCTTCTCGATCCGGTAAGCGGTCGAGGTGCTGAACGAAGCCTTGGCGGCGGCCACGGGTGGGCTATCGGTCTGACGGTACTTCATGTAGAGCCTCATTTGGTGATCGGTAATGTGTCGGCCTGGCACGCGAGTGATTCCTCTTGGCGGAAGAACCACTTGCATAACCAGCCGGCCGCGATCACCAGTCGGCGCGGTCCGCTGTGGATCGCGCCGACGCCGGGCTCGTAACTCCGGTCGGGCTACGCCCTCCCTGCGTCACGAGCCCGGCGTAGCCCTCTCATCATGGTCGACGCTCCACTTCCATCCTGTTCGCCGCGCGGCAATTTGGTATTGGCACCCTACGGCAAGGGAGGAACGCCATGACGAAGCTCAAACTCGGTCCGCTACGCGACATCCCGGTCTGGCGTATCTTGATCCATCATGCGTTGCCGAACGCGGCCGTGCCATATTGACGGTGCTCGGGTTGCTTGTTGGGGGAGTGGTCACGGGCTCAATCCTTGTTGAGACGGTGTTTTCGTGGCCCGGGATGGGCAATCTGCTTATCACGTCGATCGGCAGCTGTGGTGCGCTACGGTGTGGCCCTGGGCGGCCATACGCCGCACGAGCTCGGGAAATTCCGCCGAGGATCGGCCCACCAGAAAGAACGTGGCTCGCGCGCATTCCTGTGCGAGCGCAGCCAACACCTTATCCGTGTTCGGCGGCCGCGGTCCGTCATCGAAGGTGAGGACGACTTCATAGTCCGCCATCTGCGAGTTCGGTTTGATTCTACGCTTCATCGCGCGATTCAAACACGGTGCACCTTTGTGTGTCGATATAATTAATGACTCAATACGTGTTATACAAAAGAATACAACTTAAACGTTGACATGGCCGAATGGTATTTCCTATCGTCGCATCCAGAAAACCTCGTACGGCAGGCGTAAGCCATCTTGCGCGCCGGCAGTTTGCCGAAGGCGTAACTGACGATCGTAGAGCGCTCCGTAGGGAGCGCTCTACGTATTTGAGCAACGCGGCCGGCAAAAGCCGGCATCTGATGGCCCCGGCACGCTCCGAAAAGGTGGTAATAACCCGTGCGAGACCTGATCATCGAAGCCTTTGACAGCGTCATCCGCTGCGAGATCGCGGAAGCAGACGACGTTCGCAAGGAAATCGCCCAGCGCGGCGCCTACTGGGCCGGCGACGAGATATGGAAGCTGGGCCGCCAAGTCGCCGCGCTGCGCAAGCGTATCGCCGAGCTGGAAGAAACCGACGCATGATCTCAGCAGACCGCGAGTATCTGCTCGATGCCCCTCTAGAACCGTGGCTTCAATCGCTTCGAGCGGCACCGTGCGCCGGTTATCACAGAAACCAGTTTCCTTCATGCGCGTGCAGATCGTTTGCCTCAGCAGTCATCCACTGCTCGCGCGGGTTTTCGCGGCTGATGCGCTTGCCGGTCTCCGGGACCTTTATGAACCTTTGGCGGTTCCAGATGATCCGCCCGGCGTACTGAAGGATGCCGTTCAAGCGCTTGCGGCTACCGTCAATGGTCGAGGCGTTCCAGGCGCCGCCACGTGGCCCGGGTACGCCTTTCTTGTTCAAGGCAGTTGCGATGTCGCGTGGCGAGTTGCCGCCTTCAACGGCTTCTTCATCTGCGGTGTTAGACTCACGAAGGCTTTTCCTTGCCGACGCATTCGATGAGGAAGCGTGACAGCGCTTCGAACGTGTCAAATCGGTTTATGGTGCGGCCCTTATAGACTTCCTTTGAGAACCAGAACATGCGACGACTGAAGGTGAGCCACGCCGAGGGCATCAAGACATAGTCGAAGATCGCTTCGTTCTTCTCGTCCAGCCGAACCGCGACAACCCATCCCTTCGGCCACCTCACGCGGTATTGCAGCGTCCAGCGCAAGGGCCGGTTTTCATAGTTGCGGCATCTCGCGACCCGAAAGACGACATTCACGACATTGTCGATTCGAAGACATTCAGTCGAAGCATTGAGGGTGGCACTGCGACCAAGTCTCTCGAAGGCGTCTCGAAGGCGAGCAGCATTGCTAAGCTGAAGGGCGGCCCACCGTTGGTGCGACGCGTATTTGTCAAACCATTCTTGATTGCCGTTGTACCCAATAAGACGGTAGATGTTCCGCAGCGCGCCGAAGTGCAAAACATACGATGACATGGACGGCAGTCCCGGACTTGAATTGATAATCGTCTTACTAAGCTTGCCTTTCTTCATCAGGACCTTACGGAGCCGAAGCAACATTTCCTCTTCGGGAATGCTGACGCGCCCCTCACCCATAATCTTTTGCGCGCGCCGGAATGCGTCGCGATGGACGATAGGTTCGATGGCATTCTCTTTTCTGATCCAGAGCTCCCTTGGGTTGCGCGTCACCTTGGCGCCAAGTTTTCTGCTTTTGCGATTGTAGGTCAGAACGCCGATATAAGCTTCGTTCCGGAGGAGGTCACCGACAGCCTTTCCAAGCCACGGTCTTCCCTGGCTATTCAAGATCCCTCGCTGGTTGAGCTCTCGGGCAATGGTGGCCTGCGATTTGTGACGGAGATATTCGTGGAGAATCCAATTCACGATCTCGACTTGATCGGGCGCACCGGGGATGAGCTTGACATGGTCGGTAAGCAAAGATTTGCGCTGGCCGATCGTTAAAATGCCCTTCGGTCTGCATTGATCGTCGACGAGACGTCGTTGGAACGCGTAAGCCGTAGGGCCGCCCATTTTGAAGCCGCGATGCGTCAGCCGGACTGACCCTGCGAAAACTTTGGCGGAGAGTTCCCGACTGAACTCAGCCGCCATCACTCTCTTAATATTCTTCATGATGCTGGCGAGAAGGCTTCCGTCATTGTCGAATTGCTCCGCGCAATAAGCAACCTCGACGCCCGCCCTGCGGCAGATGAACTCGTAGTGCGCGCTCTCGTCAACGTCCTGAAAGCGTCCCCATCGGCTCACGTCGAAGACAAGCAGATGAGCGAAGTCAGCGCGTCCCGATTGCACGTCTTCAACCAGTTCGGTAAGGCCCCCCCGGTTTTCGATTCTGAGGCCGCTTTCTCCCTCGTCACGATAGGTGTGGACGATGGTTAGCTTGTGAAGTTCGGCGTAGGTCGCGATGACCACTGCCTGATTCTCAATCGAGTATTGCTGGTAATCCGTCGACATGCGGACATACTGCGCCGCCCGTCGCGCTTTCTGCGACTGAGGCAGACGTTTCGCGTGTACAACAAGGGTGTTCCCCATGTTGCCTCCCCGCGGCTATATCGCGCCGCGCTGTATTGCGCATCGCAAACCATTTAGGCGCATCATCAAGTCCGCGCCATCGGAAAGTGTATTCAGAAAGAGTCAACTGCTATGTCGTTTTTCTTGAAAGCACGTTGCGGCGGGCGAAGCGAGCTGCAGAGAAATGCGGGTTTGCGCTTTTGGGCCCGTAGCCGACATGTCCGGCGCAGCTCTTTCGTCTGCTTCTGACGAGGCAACCAGCAGGATATCGTCGTTGTCCTTGTCGATGATGTTGAACGCCCATCCATCATGGCTGTGGCGATCGCCACGTCGGCCTTCTTCTCCTTATTGCCGCTATTCTTGTTGTAGACGTGGGTCTTGAAGCCGGCCTTGTCGACCATCTTCCAGAATGAGTCGCCGGGGAGGTGAACCCCACATACCGCCCGTCAGCTGGCAAACCGACAGCGCTGGCAGCAATTTAGGATTGGATGAATTCTTCAAGCTCGTCGATCATCGTTTACCGGGTTTGATTCCTCCGAAAGGATATCAATGGCCTCGAGCCTTGCGTCATACTCCTCGTATGTGCCGAGCAGGGCTTGGCCAACTGTCAAGTTGTGCACGGGATCGATAATCGAGGGGGAGTCGTAAGTTAGGGAGGTTGGTCCAGTAAATAGAACTTCTTCGCCACGCTCGTCGCGTCGCAACGTTCGGTCCGTACACCATTTGACGAGTTGCGTGACCTCTCCCTTCCCGGACTCAATGATGGGCGGCAGCTGCCGAACCGAGTAGAAATTCGTCCGCGCAGAATACATCTGCCGCGAATCCGAGCTCATGCGCTCGTCTGGTTGAGCGGTAAGGGTCAGCAGGCGCTTGCCTTTCGGACGCTCGAGCGTACCCTGAATTAGACCGCCTTCTCTGATCAGTCTAATGTGCGCCAGCTTTTTTGGAGCACCAAGAACCTCTCGTCCCGAGGCGAGAGCTGCATCATTTACCGTCACGTAAATGTAAGGGATGTAGTAGCCAGTCTCGCCGTCGGGATCACGAACTTGAATTCCTGAATAGCACTCCAAGTATGGCCCGACAGTGCTTGAGCGATAGCTCGCGACCCCCACAATGGCGATTGCAGGGTTTGCTGCAGGTGCTAGTTCCTTCGGCAATAAACAATTCGCCTCGTGCCCCACGCTGAACATAAGGTTTATGGCTTGGCAGCCGAGAAACGCACCGCCACGATTTTTGCCCCCATGGTAAAGAGGCGCATCAAGCGGAATGCCTTTGACGTCGGGCATCGCATCCTCCTTGATCTCAGAACAATTCGCGCGGTTGGAGATTGAGCTATTCATCTCACCGCGCCTCTCCGGTTGTTGAAGCGCCCCTGAAGCGACTGTACTGCGCTGGCAGCGATGTGGGTTCGGTAGTCCGTGCGGCACATCGATCCGGTGATAGCGATCTTCGCTACGCGAGGCCGCAGTGCCGTTTCTGCGCCTTGCACCTCAATCCGCCGGATTAAACGATCCGAAAACATCCGACACGCTTGACCTTTTCCATTCTAGAAGCCGGCAGCTGTCCTGTGCTGCCGGATGCGCCTGATTGTGCATCCATTCCGGCGGAGCCTGCTCACCGATGATGACGTCAAGGCGAGTGGGTGATTCCTATTTGTCTATCAGTCGTTATGCAACGTCGATGCCAGGCACCTCGTGCGGTTTATACGGCTCACTGGCTGACGTCAAATTGGGTACGAGTGACCCGACAACTTTCGACCCTTGTTCTGTTGCCTTCCTCGCTTGTCCGATTGACGACGCGATGTCGAAAGCCCGACATGATCAAGTATCCGGACAGAAAGTCGATGAGGCTCTCTCACGAGTTTTCGCAACAGCCTCGATTAAACCAGATCAGCGTAACATTGTCGCTGCGCATGGTCGAAAACGCAGGCCCTGACATCGCCGTCTCGGTGGAGAGTCGGAAGACCTCCGGCGCCTGTGCAAGAGTCACGTGAGGCTGACTTCCCATCAGAGTCTCGGCGCGCCGATTGCACGGAATGGATACTCCAATTCGCAAGACTAAGGAGAACCTCATGCGTTCTGCGCCCCACTTTTCGATCCACAAGGAGCTCAGCACCGTTCGGCACCGGTATCGCTCCGCTCGCGGGTACCGATCCTATCTCCGAAACCGGAGGAAATTCGGTCGCAAATTGTCGGCGTCTAGAAGGCGGGGTAGTTCGGCAAAGCCAATGCAATAATCCAAAGGATGGCTAACGCCTGAGCGGCGGAAGCATGTTCGCGACGTGAAATCGTTATCGAAGTGCTTTAGCGCCAATTTACACGGGTACTGCGCACAGGCTTTGGGAATCAAAGATGATACGTAGCAGAGGGCAGATCGCCAAGAGTCCGGGGCGTGGTGCAGACCGCAACTCTTGGCTTGCCCGACTTTCAATGCTCGTTCTCAACCATTTTGATCAACACGCCCGTCATCCTTTTTGATGCTGAAAACCCCTGCACCGCCACTGATCGAGGGAACCAAGAGTTATGGGACGTGTGAGCGAAAAAGTCATTTTGGTAACCGGCGGGGCTCAAGGGATGGGGGCCGCTCATGCGCGCCTGCTGGTAGCCGAGGGCGCGAAAGTCGTGATCACCGATATTCTTGACAATGAAGGAGCGACTTTCGCGGCCGAACTTGGCCCATCCGCGATCTATGTGCGTCAAGACGTCGCTCAGCCAGGGGAATGGTGCCAGGCGATTGCGGCTGCGGAGGGCAAGTTCGGCGCGGTGCACGGCCTCGTCAACAATGCAGGCATAGCGAGTATGGCTCCCATCGAGCGGTTCCCGCTCGAGCAGTGGGAGAAGACCCTGGCTGTCAATCTCACCGGTGTATTCTTGGGAATGCAGACTGCCCTACCTGCGATGCGCCGCGCGGGCGGAGGCTCGATCGTCAACATCTCGTCGGTCGAGGGGATGAGGGGTAGTCCTGGGCTTCACGCCTATGTTGCTTCCAAGTTCGGCGTGCGGGGCATAACGAAGTCCGCTGCCTTGGAGGCCGCCGCGTCCGGCGTTCGCATAAACTCTATCCATCCGGGCTTCATCAACACTCGGATGACAGAGAACATCGATCTTTCCAGTTTTCCAATTCCGCTCGCGCGGCCAGCCGAGCCGCAGGAAGTGTCACAGGCAGTCTTGTTCCTGCTTAGCGACGAGTCCTCTTATCTTACCGGCTCCGAAATCGTCGTCGATGGCGGTCTGACGATCGGCGTCCCGCAGAAGGGTCAGGCGGTCGAAAACATCTTCTGACTATCAGCGGACGGATTGTCACATCAAACGAGATCGAATGTCGCGATGTATTACACCAGTGGAAATTACGAAGCTTTTGCTCGGCCCCGCAAACCCGCCGGCGTGGATAGCAAGACAGCATGGTTCGTTGGTTCGGGGTTGGCTGCGCTCTCCGGCGCGGCCTTCTTGATCCGCGACGGGCAGTTGCGTGGCGACCGTATCACCATCCTCGAACGACAGACGGTTCCGGGGGGCGCGTTGGACGGTTGTCAGGATCCGGAAAGGGGATTCGTGATTCGAGGTGGTAGAGAGATGGAGGATCATTTCGAGTGTCTCTGGGATCTGTTTCGTTCGATCCCATCGCTCGAACTTGAAGGCGCCAGCGTGCTCGATGAGTTTTACTGGCTGAACAAGGATGATCCGAACTACACACTACGGCGGGCGACGGTGAAGCAGGGGCAGGATGCCCATACCGATGGCCTCTTCACACTGAGCGAACAGGCCCAGAAAGAGCTGATTGCCCTTTTTCTTGCCACTCGTAAGCAGATGGAGACCAAGCGCATCGACGAAGTGTTCGGAAGAGATTTCTTCAACAGCAATTTCTGGCTCTATTGGCGGACCATGTTCGCCTTTGAAGAATGGCATTCAGCCCTCGAGATGAAACTTTATCTGCATCGATTCATCCACCATATCGGCGGCCTGCCGGATTTCAGTACGCTGAAGTTTACCAAATACAATCAATATGAATCGCTCGTTCTGCCGTTATCCAAATGGCTGTTGGCGCAAGGCGTCAACTTTCGCTACGGGGTCGGAGTCACCGATATCGATTTCGACATAAAGCGTGGCCGCAAGCAAGCCACAGCCATCCGCTGGCTGGAGAATGGCATTGAGGGCAGTCTCATTATTGGCGCCGACGATCTTGTTTTCATGACGATCGGGTCGCTGACCGAAAACTCGGACATGGGGGACCATCACACGGCCGCCAGGCTCAACGAAGGACCGGCGCCCGCCTGGGATCTGTGGCGGCGTATTGCGGCCAAAGATGCGGCCTTTGGACGCCCAAATGTCTTTTGCGGCAATATTCCTGCAAGCAAATGGGAATCGGCGACGATCACGACCCTGGACAAACGCATTCCAGCATACATCCGCAAGATCGCCAAACGCGATCCGTTCAGCGGCAAGGTTGTCACAGGAGGCATCGTTACGGTGAAAGATTCGAGCTGGTTGCTCAGTTGGACCACAAATCGCCAGCCGCATTTCAAGCGCCAGCCCAGCGATCAAGTCGTCGTCTGGGTCTATTCGCTATTCGTCGATAAAGCCGGCGACTACGTGAGGAAACCGATGCAAGATTGTACGGGCGAGGAAATCACGCAAGAATGGCTTTATCACCTCGGTGTGCCGGTTGCGAGTATACCGGAACTCGCCGCTGGGGCCGCCAAGACGGTCCCGGTGATGATGCCCTACGTCACTTCCTTCTTCATGCCGCGGCAGGCGGGCGACCGGCCAGATGTTGTGCCGAAAGATGCGGTCAATTTCGCCTTCATCGGCCAGTTCGCGGAGTCGGGTGAACGGGATTGTATCTTCACGACGGAATACTCCGTTCGGACCGCGATGGAAGCCGTGTATATCCTCCTCAAGATTGAACGTGGCGTGCCCGAGGTATTCAACTCGACCTATGATATTCGCAAGCTGCTTGCAGCAATGGGTAGACTGCGCGACGGCAATGAAATTGAGATCCCGGGACCTGCGTTCCTGCGCGAGCTCATTCTAAAAAAGATTGAAGCGACTGAGCTTGGCGAACTACTCAATAAATATCACCTGAGGTGATTAAGGCAGCGGACGCTGCGGCTTCGCTCGGATAGAGAAGCGCTGTCCTGCGCCGTGACGGCTCGGACTCGCCAAGGCGCGGATCAAACGTTCGCGCCGATCTTCCAGGCAACCTTTAGGCGTACTCTGGAATTCGGTGTTCTTTCGGCTTGATGTTATTCTCGCCACACGCATCCGATTAACCTCTTGCCACGAGGTGAGGGCGAAACTAGCTAGTGGCTCGTCACAGTGATCTTGATGGTTTGATACCGGCCAGCTTAGGATAGGCAAGTTTTCTGGCGGCACAAGGACTTCGATGCTTCTGGGGATGCAGGATTCGGCGGGTGGCCGTCCGGACATGTGCGAATAGGTATAGATGAACGCCAGATAATGGCCCTGCTTCTCGGTAAAGCGTGCGCCTGGTTTTTGACTCATGGATCGATTCATCCGTGCCTCCTTAGTCGTCCGTGAAGAACAGGTAAGGGGCTGATCTGGAGTCGTTGTTTTTCGGCTGCGGCGATTTTGTGATTGCAGGCTTTGACAGTGCGGTAGCTCGGAACCTGCAATTTGCAGTTTGAGATTCCCTCGAATCGCACGGCATGATTCGGCGCTCGTATCGGGAGGAGCCGATGCGACCGAAGAAGCCGAAGGCGACGGACGAAGGTGATCTGTTCCGGGCCAGGCTCAAGCAGGTCATCAACATGGAGCACGAACTGGTTCAGCACGCCGGCAAGATCAATTGGGACTGGATCGACTATCGACATGAAGGCGCCGCGCGGGCTCGACAAGCCGCTGTTCCAAAAGCTCGTCGCCGGCGAGTGGATCGACCGGCATCAGAACCTGCTCATCATCGGCCCGACCGGCGTCTGCAAGAGCTGGATTGCTTGCGCCTTGGGCCACAAGGCCTGCCGCGACAACCGCTCCGTGCTCTGTCAGCGGCTGCCGCGGCTGTTCGAGGCGCTTGCCCTCGCGCGGGGCGACGGCCGATGGTTGGGTTGCCGATGAGCTCCGCGCTTTGACTTCCTTGTAGACGTTGCTGATCGACATCGCGGATGTTGCGACACCGCGCCATCGACGAACCGCGTTCGGATGCGAGATCGGCGTGATAGCCATCGATCTTGGCGAGCATCTCCTGCACGAGCGCCGGATCAAAGTCGATAGCGACTGCTGCTGACTTTGCCGTCGTTTGTCCCTGTTGCGTTGCTTGGCCTCGGCGAGCTCTCATGCGCTTGACCTTGCCGATGATGGCGTTGCGAGATACGCATCGCCACCCCTCGCAGACACCGAGTGGCCCGCGCTCCACATGCATTGCAGAAGCGACACCTCCTCAGAATCCCATGCCGATGTGGCTTGATTGACCATCGTTCGTCATCGTCACGAGCACGAGTCGATGGTCGTTTTGATTGTCGCCAAAAGCAGTGCGTGTCGATGTTTACGCTTGTTCGCCGCTATTCGATGTTCGGAAAGGTTTTTGGCTGCGACGATCGGCCTGCCTTATAAAATAGGCAGACGAACGTGTATTTATGCCTGCGGTTGCATCGTGTCCGGAAAGTTGATCCGCTTACGTTAACGGCTGTTGACAACATGCGTTAACGGCGTTGCAATCACCAGCACGACAAACGGCGGTGAGTTTACCAACTAACAACAGCAGCTAGTCACATGAATCTAAAGTTCGCCACATAGAGTCTGCTGGGCTTTGTGGCAAAAGCGTTTGACGGAAGCCAAGATCTGGTCTGCGGACTTGGTCCATTTGAA
This genomic stretch from Bradyrhizobium daqingense harbors:
- the istB gene encoding IS21-like element ISBj11 family helper ATPase IstB; amino-acid sequence: MSTTNVVDTARLNLLLNELRLPAIKALWPQFAEQSDKEGWPAARFLATIAEHEIAERGRRRIERHLVEARLPTGKTFDSFDFEAVPMISKAQMTALAAGDGWLGKGANLLLFGPPGGGKSHLAAAIGLALIENGWRVLFTRTTDLVQKLQVARRELNLEGAINRLDRFDLVILDDLAYVTKDQAETSVLFELISARYERRSLLITANQPFGEWNKVFPDPAMTLAAIDRLVHHATIVEMNVESYRRRTALERKRGPGRPPEHATQKTLA
- the istA gene encoding IS21-like element ISBj11 family transposase, whose translation is MPGRHITDHQMRLYMKYRQTDSPPVAAAKASFSTSTAYRIEKDRRLPSQKKAPRGRRRPDPLARVFETDIAPMLKAAPGVRPVTIFEELLRRHPELGAGIRRTLERRIRAWRAIHGEEQEVIFRQTHEPGQRGLSDFTDMGELGVTIAGVPLDHRLYHFRLAYSGFEHAHVVLGGESFVALAEGLQNALWSLGGAPREHRTDSLSAAFCNLDRDAKDDLTRRYEDLCAHYGMRPSRNNRGIAHENGAIESSHGHLKRAIGDALLLRGTADFDDLAAYRGFIDEIASRRNARNAKRIDSERSALQDLPDRRTSDYEEVIVHVTSSGGFTLRKVFYTVPSRLIGHRLRVRLYDDHLDVFVGGTHLLTLPRGRPHPNGKHDQVVDYRHVIHSLRRKPMALLNLVYRDQLFPREAYRRAFDVLRKRLPDKKACRIMVDLLALAHERGCEAELANQLTADLNDGRLPDLNRLRTHFAPDPAQVPNVVVRLAPLATYECLIGTAEIGGAA
- a CDS encoding polysaccharide deacetylase family protein; its protein translation is MKRRIKPNSQMADYEVVLTFDDGPRPPNTDKVLAALAQECARATFFLVGRSSAEFPELVRRMAAQGHTVAHHSCRST
- a CDS encoding recombinase family protein: MNKKGVPGPRGGAWNASTIDGSRKRLNGILQYAGRIIWNRQRFIKVPETGKRISRENPREQWMTAEANDLHAHEGNWFL
- a CDS encoding recombinase family protein, which codes for MGNTLVVHAKRLPQSQKARRAAQYVRMSTDYQQYSIENQAVVIATYAELHKLTIVHTYRDEGESGLRIENRGGLTELVEDVQSGRADFAHLLVFDVSRWGRFQDVDESAHYEFICRRAGVEVAYCAEQFDNDGSLLASIMKNIKRVMAAEFSRELSAKVFAGSVRLTHRGFKMGGPTAYAFQRRLVDDQCRPKGILTIGQRKSLLTDHVKLIPGAPDQVEIVNWILHEYLRHKSQATIARELNQRGILNSQGRPWLGKAVGDLLRNEAYIGVLTYNRKSRKLGAKVTRNPRELWIRKENAIEPIVHRDAFRRAQKIMGEGRVSIPEEEMLLRLRKVLMKKGKLSKTIINSSPGLPSMSSYVLHFGALRNIYRLIGYNGNQEWFDKYASHQRWAALQLSNAARLRDAFERLGRSATLNASTECLRIDNVVNVVFRVARCRNYENRPLRWTLQYRVRWPKGWVVAVRLDEKNEAIFDYVLMPSAWLTFSRRMFWFSKEVYKGRTINRFDTFEALSRFLIECVGKEKPS
- a CDS encoding acetoacetate decarboxylase family protein, which translates into the protein MNSSISNRANCSEIKEDAMPDVKGIPLDAPLYHGGKNRGGAFLGCQAINLMFSVGHEANCLLPKELAPAANPAIAIVGVASYRSSTVGPYLECYSGIQVRDPDGETGYYIPYIYVTVNDAALASGREVLGAPKKLAHIRLIREGGLIQGTLERPKGKRLLTLTAQPDERMSSDSRQMYSARTNFYSVRQLPPIIESGKGEVTQLVKWCTDRTLRRDERGEEVLFTGPTSLTYDSPSIIDPVHNLTVGQALLGTYEEYDARLEAIDILSEESNPVNDDRRA
- a CDS encoding glucose 1-dehydrogenase, with the protein product MGRVSEKVILVTGGAQGMGAAHARLLVAEGAKVVITDILDNEGATFAAELGPSAIYVRQDVAQPGEWCQAIAAAEGKFGAVHGLVNNAGIASMAPIERFPLEQWEKTLAVNLTGVFLGMQTALPAMRRAGGGSIVNISSVEGMRGSPGLHAYVASKFGVRGITKSAALEAAASGVRINSIHPGFINTRMTENIDLSSFPIPLARPAEPQEVSQAVLFLLSDESSYLTGSEIVVDGGLTIGVPQKGQAVENIF
- a CDS encoding oleate hydratase, which produces MYYTSGNYEAFARPRKPAGVDSKTAWFVGSGLAALSGAAFLIRDGQLRGDRITILERQTVPGGALDGCQDPERGFVIRGGREMEDHFECLWDLFRSIPSLELEGASVLDEFYWLNKDDPNYTLRRATVKQGQDAHTDGLFTLSEQAQKELIALFLATRKQMETKRIDEVFGRDFFNSNFWLYWRTMFAFEEWHSALEMKLYLHRFIHHIGGLPDFSTLKFTKYNQYESLVLPLSKWLLAQGVNFRYGVGVTDIDFDIKRGRKQATAIRWLENGIEGSLIIGADDLVFMTIGSLTENSDMGDHHTAARLNEGPAPAWDLWRRIAAKDAAFGRPNVFCGNIPASKWESATITTLDKRIPAYIRKIAKRDPFSGKVVTGGIVTVKDSSWLLSWTTNRQPHFKRQPSDQVVVWVYSLFVDKAGDYVRKPMQDCTGEEITQEWLYHLGVPVASIPELAAGAAKTVPVMMPYVTSFFMPRQAGDRPDVVPKDAVNFAFIGQFAESGERDCIFTTEYSVRTAMEAVYILLKIERGVPEVFNSTYDIRKLLAAMGRLRDGNEIEIPGPAFLRELILKKIEATELGELLNKYHLR